A stretch of the Streptosporangium sp. NBC_01755 genome encodes the following:
- a CDS encoding STM4013/SEN3800 family hydrolase, producing MNEVVGSHDLLLVTLDTLRYDVAEELLATGRLPTLARALPGGRWERRHSPGSFTYAAHAAILAGFLPTPASPGPHPRPFAAAFPGSETTVPGTWVFDAPDLPGGLAGAGYHTICVGGVGFFNKLTPLGSVLPAMFAESHWEPAFGVTAPASFEAQIVCAERAVAGVDGPVFLFVNVSALHQPNWFHLPGATREHGDSRRSHAAALEYVDRHIGRLFALMSERRPGFAIVCSDHGTAYGEDGYVGHRIGHEVVWTVPYAEFTMERGQWR from the coding sequence ATGAACGAGGTCGTGGGCAGTCACGACCTGTTGCTGGTGACGCTCGACACGCTCCGCTACGACGTGGCGGAGGAACTGCTGGCCACGGGGCGGCTGCCCACGCTGGCACGGGCGCTGCCCGGCGGGCGGTGGGAGCGCAGGCACAGCCCTGGGAGCTTCACCTACGCCGCGCACGCCGCGATCCTCGCCGGTTTCCTGCCGACCCCCGCCTCGCCGGGACCGCATCCTCGCCCGTTCGCCGCCGCGTTCCCCGGCAGCGAGACCACGGTCCCGGGCACCTGGGTGTTCGACGCGCCCGACCTGCCCGGCGGGCTGGCCGGGGCGGGCTATCACACGATCTGCGTCGGGGGAGTGGGGTTCTTCAACAAGCTGACCCCGCTCGGGTCCGTGCTGCCGGCGATGTTCGCCGAGAGCCACTGGGAGCCGGCCTTCGGGGTCACCGCTCCCGCCTCGTTCGAGGCGCAGATCGTCTGCGCCGAGAGGGCGGTGGCGGGAGTGGACGGCCCGGTGTTCCTGTTCGTCAACGTGTCGGCGCTTCACCAGCCGAACTGGTTCCACCTGCCGGGGGCCACCCGCGAGCACGGCGACAGCCGCCGGAGCCACGCCGCCGCGCTCGAATACGTCGACAGGCACATCGGCAGGCTGTTCGCGCTGATGAGCGAACGGCGGCCGGGGTTCGCGATCGTCTGCTCCGATCACGGTACCGCCTACGGTGAAGACGGATATGTCGGGCACAGGATCGGCCACGAGGTCGTCTGGACCGTGCCCTACGCGGAGTTCACGATGGAGCGGGGGCAATGGCGGTGA